A stretch of the Mycobacterium shigaense genome encodes the following:
- a CDS encoding DUF3099 domain-containing protein encodes MKRNSDLGFDDNGRPVLITAAEPSYEEQHRARVRKYLTLMSFRVPALILAAVAYGAWHNGLISLAIIALSLPLPWMAVLIANDRPPRRVDEPRRFDDDRRRTPLFPRAERRAIEAPQPPWAQQPPPGPGHGVGSD; translated from the coding sequence ATGAAACGGAACTCCGATCTGGGGTTCGACGACAACGGCCGGCCAGTCCTCATCACGGCCGCCGAGCCCTCGTATGAAGAACAGCATCGCGCGCGGGTGCGTAAGTACCTGACGCTGATGTCCTTCCGCGTGCCGGCGCTGATCCTTGCCGCCGTCGCCTACGGCGCGTGGCACAACGGCCTGATCTCGCTGGCGATCATCGCCCTGTCGCTGCCGCTGCCCTGGATGGCCGTGCTGATCGCCAACGACCGGCCGCCCCGCCGCGTCGACGAGCCGCGGCGGTTCGACGACGACCGTCGGCGCACTCCGCTGTTTCCCAGGGCCGAACGGCGCGCAATCGAGGCGCCGCAACCTCCGTGGGCGCAGCAGCCTCCGCCCGGGCCCGGGCACGGCGTCGGTTCCGACTAG
- a CDS encoding DUF4192 domain-containing protein — protein MTTHSPDFELDRPAALIAALPAVLGFVPENSLVLVALGDGELGAVLRVDLTDDLADRIEHLVEVTAAAVPEAVIAVIVDADGAGCPHCNSDYRQLCGLLGDALSQHDIELWAAHVVDRVAVGGRWYCVDGCGAGGAIDDPSASPMAAAAVLEGRRLYPRRADLQAVIAADPSRAAALGRALSRQAAKRAAAHDTDSAARARRDVEHALAAAAGAAAGRALPDAELAELGCALTDVQVRDMLYALAVTEAAGQAEALWALLARALPAPWRVDALVLLAFSAYVRGDGPLAGVSLEAALRCEPDHRMAGMLDRALQSGLRPEQIRELAMTGYRIAERLGVRLPLRRVFRRAAG, from the coding sequence ATGACGACGCATTCGCCTGATTTCGAACTGGACCGCCCGGCGGCGCTGATCGCCGCGCTACCGGCTGTTCTCGGCTTCGTTCCGGAAAATTCATTGGTCCTGGTGGCGTTGGGGGACGGCGAACTGGGCGCGGTGCTGCGGGTCGACCTCACCGACGACCTCGCCGACCGCATCGAGCACCTCGTGGAGGTCACCGCCGCCGCGGTGCCCGAGGCCGTCATCGCCGTGATCGTCGATGCCGACGGCGCGGGCTGTCCGCACTGCAACTCCGACTATCGGCAGCTTTGCGGGTTGCTCGGAGATGCCTTGTCGCAGCACGATATTGAGTTATGGGCGGCGCACGTGGTCGATCGGGTCGCGGTCGGCGGACGTTGGTATTGCGTGGACGGCTGCGGGGCGGGCGGCGCAATCGACGACCCCTCGGCGTCGCCCATGGCCGCCGCGGCCGTGCTGGAGGGGCGGCGACTCTACCCGCGCCGGGCTGATCTGCAGGCCGTCATCGCCGCCGACCCGTCGCGCGCAGCCGCCCTCGGCCGTGCGCTCAGTCGGCAGGCGGCCAAGCGGGCCGCGGCGCATGACACCGATTCCGCGGCGCGTGCGCGCCGCGACGTGGAGCACGCGCTGGCCGCCGCGGCCGGCGCCGCCGCCGGTAGGGCGTTGCCCGACGCCGAGCTGGCCGAGCTGGGCTGCGCGCTCACCGATGTGCAGGTGCGCGACATGTTGTATGCCCTCGCCGTCACCGAAGCCGCCGGGCAGGCCGAGGCGTTGTGGGCGCTGCTGGCGCGGGCTTTGCCCGCGCCCTGGCGGGTCGACGCGCTGGTGTTGCTGGCGTTCAGCGCTTATGTCCGCGGCGACGGACCGCTCGCGGGGGTTTCGCTGGAGGCGGCGTTGCGTTGCGAGCCGGACCATCGGATGGCGGGCATGCTGGACAGGGCGTTGCAGTCGGGGCTGCGGCCCGAGCAGATTCGCGAACTCGCGATGACCGGATACCGCATCGCCGAGCGACTGGGGGTGCGGCTACCGCTACGGCGGGTGTTCCGGCGCGCGGCGGGATAG
- a CDS encoding PhzF family phenazine biosynthesis protein: MAIDVTVLRVFTDADGRHGNPLGVVDAAQVEPAGRQRLATELGYSETIFVELPDAGSTTAVAAIHTPSTELPFAGHPAVGASWWLRDIGAPIDTLRVRAGIVQVHYAGDLVGVSADAQWAPDFTLHEFDSAERLLAADPAEFADDTAHYLWAWVDESAGWLRSRMFAASLGVPEDEATGSAALRITDHLGRDLRITQGKGSILETTYSPDGWLRVAGRVVNDGARRLN; encoded by the coding sequence ATGGCTATCGATGTGACGGTCTTGCGCGTGTTCACCGATGCCGACGGAAGGCACGGCAACCCGCTCGGGGTCGTCGATGCCGCGCAGGTCGAGCCCGCCGGGCGACAACGCCTGGCGACCGAGTTGGGTTACAGCGAAACGATATTCGTTGAGCTCCCCGATGCCGGCTCGACCACCGCGGTCGCCGCCATTCACACGCCGAGTACCGAGCTTCCCTTCGCCGGGCACCCGGCCGTCGGCGCATCGTGGTGGCTGCGCGACATCGGTGCGCCGATCGACACGCTTCGGGTAAGGGCCGGGATCGTCCAGGTGCACTACGCCGGTGATCTGGTGGGCGTCAGCGCCGACGCGCAATGGGCCCCCGACTTCACCCTCCACGAATTCGATTCCGCCGAGCGGCTTTTGGCGGCCGATCCGGCCGAGTTCGCGGACGATACCGCCCATTACCTGTGGGCCTGGGTCGACGAATCGGCCGGGTGGCTGCGTTCGCGGATGTTCGCCGCAAGCCTGGGCGTGCCGGAGGACGAGGCGACGGGCTCGGCGGCGTTACGGATCACCGATCACCTCGGCCGCGACCTGAGGATCACGCAGGGCAAGGGGTCGATACTCGAGACCACCTACAGCCCCGACGGCTGGTTACGCGTGGCCGGCCGCGTCGTCAACGACGGTGCGCGACGGCTGAATTGA
- a CDS encoding trypsin-like serine peptidase, with translation MRIPMVVLCPVVGLLTLLASCSRPPIHAHPTTAPQQRGGGEVQHLGQWAPGDVAGPVDPDRRVGAIYLDGGTQHVCTGSVLHSPGGNLVLTAAHCLAGAAQITFVPGLAGDAPPTDLWTADAVYLDPRWVAGKDPHADYAIARVNSDRGGSVESRAGLALTLGPEPAPGSRVTVVGYPTGVGGSPIGCQGRTAITDGGFPSLVCQGLVGGTSGAPWVSGTTVIGVVGGFQRGGCAENVSYSAPFDEHITELLDRAVAGGPGDAVPTDLDDPC, from the coding sequence ATGCGGATCCCGATGGTGGTGCTCTGTCCGGTGGTGGGCTTGCTGACGTTGCTGGCGTCGTGCAGCCGACCGCCGATTCATGCCCACCCGACGACGGCGCCGCAACAGCGTGGCGGCGGGGAGGTTCAGCACCTCGGCCAGTGGGCGCCCGGCGATGTCGCCGGTCCGGTGGACCCGGACCGGCGGGTGGGAGCGATCTACCTGGACGGGGGCACGCAGCATGTCTGCACGGGCTCGGTACTGCATTCGCCGGGCGGCAATCTGGTGCTGACCGCCGCGCATTGCCTGGCCGGCGCCGCCCAGATCACCTTCGTGCCCGGCCTGGCCGGTGACGCCCCGCCCACCGACCTGTGGACGGCCGACGCCGTCTACCTGGATCCCCGCTGGGTGGCCGGCAAGGACCCGCATGCCGACTACGCGATCGCGCGGGTCAACAGCGACCGGGGCGGATCGGTGGAGTCGCGGGCCGGACTGGCGCTGACCCTGGGCCCGGAGCCCGCGCCGGGCAGTCGCGTGACGGTGGTCGGTTACCCGACCGGGGTGGGCGGCTCGCCGATCGGCTGCCAGGGCAGGACAGCGATCACCGACGGCGGGTTTCCGTCCCTGGTCTGCCAGGGGCTGGTCGGCGGGACCAGCGGCGCCCCCTGGGTCAGCGGCACCACGGTGATCGGGGTGGTCGGGGGTTTCCAGCGGGGCGGGTGCGCCGAAAACGTCTCGTACTCGGCGCCATTCGACGAACACATCACCGAACTGCTGGACCGCGCGGTGGCCGGTGGCCCCGGCGACGCCGTACCGACCGACCTCGACGACCCCTGCTAG
- a CDS encoding metal-dependent transcriptional regulator, with translation MNDLVDTTEMYLRTIYDLEEEGVTPLRARIAERLEQSGPTVSQTVSRMERDGLLHVAGDRHLELTEKGRALAIAVMRKHRLAERLLVDVIGVPWEEVHAEACRWEHVMSEDVERRLVKVLNHPTTSPFGNPIPGLLDLGVGPDSDADEANLVRLTELPAGSPVAVVVRQLTEHVQGDIDLIARLKDAGVVPNARVTAENTPAGNGVTILIPGHENVTLPHEMAHAVKVEKV, from the coding sequence ATGAACGACCTGGTTGATACCACCGAAATGTACCTACGGACCATCTACGACCTGGAAGAAGAGGGCGTCACGCCGCTGCGGGCCCGCATCGCCGAACGGCTCGAACAGAGCGGGCCCACCGTCAGCCAGACCGTATCCCGGATGGAGCGCGACGGGCTGCTCCACGTGGCCGGCGACCGCCACCTCGAGCTCACCGAGAAGGGCCGCGCGCTGGCGATCGCCGTGATGCGCAAGCATCGCCTCGCCGAGCGGCTGCTCGTCGACGTCATCGGGGTGCCGTGGGAAGAGGTGCACGCCGAGGCCTGTCGGTGGGAACACGTGATGAGCGAGGACGTCGAACGGCGACTGGTCAAGGTGCTCAACCACCCCACCACCTCCCCGTTCGGCAACCCGATTCCGGGCCTGCTGGACCTGGGCGTCGGCCCGGACTCCGACGCCGACGAGGCCAATCTGGTCCGCCTGACCGAGCTGCCCGCGGGTTCACCGGTCGCGGTGGTCGTCCGCCAGCTCACCGAGCACGTGCAGGGCGACATCGACCTGATCGCCCGGCTCAAGGACGCCGGCGTCGTCCCCAATGCCCGGGTGACCGCCGAAAACACCCCCGCCGGCAACGGCGTGACCATCCTGATCCCGGGCCACGAGAACGTCACCCTGCCCCACGAAATGGCGCACGCGGTCAAGGTCGAGAAGGTCTGA
- the sthA gene encoding Si-specific NAD(P)(+) transhydrogenase yields the protein MQEYDMVVIGSGPGGQKAAIASAKLGKSVAIVERGQMLGGVCVNTGTIPSKTLREAVLYLTGMSQRELYGASYRVKEKITPADLLARTQHVIGKEIDVVRNQLMRNRVDLLIGHGRFVDPHTIEVEDPKRREKLTISGKYIVIATGTRPARPSGVEFDEDRVLDSDGILDLKSLPASMVVVGAGVIGIEYASMFAALGTKVTVVEKRGDMLDFCDPEVVEALKFHLRDLAVTFRFGEEVTAVDVGAAGTITTLASGKQIPAETVMYSAGRQGQTDHLDLPNAGLETEGRGRIWVDDKFRTKVEHIYAVGDVIGFPALAATSMEQGRLAAYHAFGEPVEGITDVQPIGIYSIPEISYVGATEVELTKDAVPYEVGVARYRELARGQIAGDSYGMLKLLVSTEDLKLLGVHIFGTSATEMVHIGQAVMGCGGTVEYLVDAVFNYPTFSEAYKVAALDVMNKVRALQQFRR from the coding sequence ATGCAGGAATACGACATGGTCGTCATCGGTTCGGGACCGGGTGGCCAGAAGGCCGCCATCGCGTCGGCGAAACTAGGCAAGTCCGTGGCGATCGTCGAACGCGGCCAGATGCTCGGCGGCGTCTGCGTCAACACCGGCACGATCCCGTCAAAGACGTTGCGCGAGGCGGTTCTTTACCTCACCGGGATGAGCCAGCGCGAGCTGTACGGCGCCAGTTACCGGGTGAAGGAGAAGATCACCCCGGCCGATCTGCTGGCCCGCACCCAGCACGTGATCGGCAAGGAAATCGACGTGGTGCGAAACCAGCTGATGCGCAACCGCGTCGACCTGCTGATCGGGCACGGCCGGTTCGTCGACCCGCACACCATCGAGGTGGAAGACCCCAAACGCCGCGAAAAACTCACCATCAGCGGCAAATACATCGTCATCGCCACCGGCACCCGGCCGGCCCGGCCATCCGGCGTCGAGTTCGACGAGGACCGGGTGCTCGACTCCGACGGGATCCTCGACCTCAAATCGCTGCCGGCCTCGATGGTCGTGGTGGGCGCCGGGGTGATCGGCATCGAGTACGCGTCGATGTTCGCCGCGCTGGGCACCAAGGTGACCGTGGTGGAGAAGCGCGGCGACATGCTGGACTTCTGCGACCCCGAAGTCGTCGAGGCGCTGAAGTTCCACCTGCGCGACCTGGCGGTGACCTTCCGGTTCGGCGAGGAGGTGACGGCCGTCGACGTCGGCGCGGCCGGCACCATCACCACGCTGGCCAGCGGCAAGCAGATCCCGGCCGAAACGGTGATGTACTCGGCCGGACGCCAGGGGCAGACCGACCACCTCGACCTGCCCAACGCGGGGCTGGAGACCGAGGGCCGCGGGCGGATCTGGGTCGACGATAAGTTCCGGACCAAGGTCGAACACATCTACGCCGTCGGCGACGTCATCGGCTTCCCCGCCCTGGCCGCGACGTCGATGGAACAGGGGCGGCTGGCCGCTTACCACGCGTTCGGTGAGCCCGTGGAGGGCATCACCGACGTGCAGCCGATCGGCATCTACTCGATCCCCGAAATCTCCTACGTGGGCGCCACCGAGGTCGAGCTGACCAAGGACGCGGTGCCCTACGAGGTGGGCGTCGCACGCTACCGGGAGCTGGCCCGCGGCCAGATCGCGGGCGACTCCTACGGCATGCTCAAGCTGCTGGTGTCCACCGAGGACCTCAAGCTGCTCGGCGTCCACATCTTCGGCACCAGCGCCACCGAGATGGTGCACATCGGGCAGGCCGTGATGGGGTGCGGCGGCACCGTCGAGTACCTGGTGGACGCGGTGTTCAACTACCCGACATTCTCCGAGGCCTACAAGGTGGCCGCGCTCGACGTGATGAACAAGGTGCGGGCGCTGCAGCAGTTCCGCCGCTGA
- the sigB gene encoding sigma-70 family RNA polymerase sigma factor SigB, protein MANATTSRFDGDLDAQSPAADLVRVYLNGIGKTALLNAAGEVELAKRIEAGLYADHLLATRKRLGENRKRELAAVVRDGEAARSHLLEANLRLVVSLAKRYTGRGMPLLDLIQEGNLGLIRAMEKFDYTKGFKFSTYATWWIRQAITRGMADQSRTIRLPVHLVEQVNKLARIKREMHQNLGREATDEELAAESGIPVEKINDLLEHSRDPVSLDMPVGSEEEAPLGDFIEDAEAMSAENAVIAELLHTDIRSVLATLDEREHQVIRLRFGLDDGQPRTLDQIGKLFGLSRERVRQIERDVMCKLRNGERADRLRSYAS, encoded by the coding sequence ATGGCGAACGCCACCACAAGCAGATTTGACGGCGATCTGGACGCCCAAAGCCCCGCGGCAGACTTGGTACGCGTCTACCTGAACGGAATCGGTAAGACCGCGCTGCTCAACGCCGCCGGCGAGGTGGAACTCGCCAAGCGCATCGAGGCGGGCCTCTACGCCGATCACCTGCTGGCGACCCGGAAGCGGCTCGGGGAAAACCGCAAACGCGAGTTGGCGGCCGTCGTGCGCGACGGTGAAGCGGCGCGCAGTCACCTCCTGGAAGCCAACCTGAGGCTGGTGGTTTCGCTGGCCAAGCGTTACACCGGTCGCGGGATGCCGCTGCTGGACCTCATCCAGGAGGGCAACCTGGGCCTGATCCGCGCGATGGAGAAGTTCGACTACACAAAGGGATTCAAGTTCTCGACCTACGCCACCTGGTGGATCCGTCAGGCCATCACCCGCGGCATGGCCGACCAGAGCCGCACCATCAGACTGCCGGTTCATCTCGTCGAGCAGGTCAACAAGCTGGCGCGGATCAAGCGCGAGATGCACCAGAACCTGGGACGCGAGGCCACCGACGAGGAGCTGGCCGCCGAATCCGGCATCCCGGTCGAGAAAATCAACGACCTGCTCGAGCACAGCCGCGACCCGGTAAGCCTGGACATGCCAGTCGGCTCCGAGGAAGAGGCCCCGCTGGGCGACTTCATCGAGGACGCCGAGGCGATGTCCGCCGAGAACGCGGTGATCGCCGAGTTGCTGCACACCGACATCCGCAGCGTGCTGGCCACGCTCGACGAGCGTGAGCACCAGGTGATCCGGTTGCGGTTCGGCCTGGACGACGGCCAGCCCCGCACCCTGGACCAGATCGGCAAGCTGTTCGGTCTGTCCCGCGAGCGGGTCCGTCAGATCGAGCGCGACGTGATGTGCAAGCTGCGCAACGGCGAACGCGCCGATCGGTTGCGGTCGTACGCCAGCTGA
- a CDS encoding DUF3039 domain-containing protein: MQTQTIERTETDERVDDGTGSDTPKYFHYVKKDKIAESAVLGNHVVALCGEVFPVTKAAKPGSPVCPDCKQIYERLKKG, translated from the coding sequence ATGCAGACCCAGACGATCGAACGCACCGAGACCGACGAACGCGTCGACGACGGGACCGGCAGCGACACCCCGAAGTACTTCCACTACGTCAAGAAGGACAAGATCGCCGAAAGCGCGGTGCTGGGCAACCACGTGGTCGCGTTGTGCGGTGAGGTGTTTCCCGTGACGAAGGCCGCGAAGCCGGGCTCGCCGGTGTGCCCGGACTGTAAGCAGATCTACGAGCGGCTCAAGAAGGGCTGA
- a CDS encoding RidA family protein: protein MTARRRLVSSGSEFESTVGYSRAVRIGQHVAVAGTTGTGADIAAQTQDALRRIEIALRQAGAALTDVVRTRIYVTDISRWRDVAAVHAQVFGDIRPVATMVEVSALIAPELAVEIEVDAYVAPSD from the coding sequence ATGACAGCCAGGCGCCGGCTCGTCTCCTCCGGGTCCGAATTCGAGTCGACGGTCGGCTACTCGCGTGCCGTACGGATCGGCCAGCACGTCGCGGTGGCCGGCACCACCGGCACCGGAGCGGACATCGCCGCACAGACGCAAGATGCGTTGCGCCGCATCGAGATTGCGCTGCGCCAGGCGGGCGCGGCCTTGACCGACGTGGTCCGCACCCGCATCTACGTGACGGATATCTCGCGCTGGCGCGACGTCGCGGCCGTGCACGCGCAGGTCTTCGGTGACATCCGCCCAGTGGCCACCATGGTCGAGGTCTCGGCGCTGATCGCACCCGAGCTGGCGGTGGAAATCGAAGTCGACGCCTATGTCGCCCCATCGGACTGA
- a CDS encoding DUF952 domain-containing protein: MHMCGIDDWSRAQTRGLITPDAPGPGGDAGFIHLSTPEQVHLPANRLFAGRDDLVLLHIDPARLDAPVRWEPGVPTDPESMLFPHLYGPLPVRAVLRVTAYRPGADGTFAPAVGPQSDGAT, from the coding sequence ATGCACATGTGTGGAATAGACGACTGGTCGCGCGCTCAAACCAGGGGTCTCATCACACCCGATGCGCCCGGTCCGGGCGGCGACGCCGGGTTCATCCACCTGTCGACACCCGAGCAGGTGCATTTGCCGGCGAACCGGTTGTTTGCGGGTCGCGACGACCTCGTCCTGCTGCACATCGACCCGGCCCGGCTGGACGCGCCGGTGCGTTGGGAACCGGGAGTGCCGACGGATCCGGAGTCGATGTTGTTCCCGCATCTGTACGGTCCGCTGCCGGTGCGTGCGGTGCTGCGGGTCACCGCCTACCGGCCCGGTGCGGATGGCACCTTCGCTCCCGCCGTGGGGCCTCAGTCCGATGGGGCGACATAG
- a CDS encoding DUF7455 domain-containing protein, which yields MTATLTSPELTRADRCDRCGAAARVRAKLPSGAELLFCQHHANEHEAKLTALAAVLEVSGS from the coding sequence ATGACCGCAACTTTGACCAGTCCCGAGTTGACTAGAGCCGACCGTTGCGATCGCTGCGGCGCCGCAGCACGCGTCCGAGCCAAGCTGCCCTCGGGAGCTGAACTTCTCTTTTGCCAGCATCATGCCAACGAGCACGAAGCGAAACTGACCGCATTGGCCGCCGTGCTGGAGGTCAGCGGAAGCTAG
- a CDS encoding alpha/beta fold hydrolase, translating to MTERQRKSNLRPVREVTAPRLEFRTIHGYKRAYRIAGSGPALLLIHGMGDNSTTWNTVQAKLAQRFTVIAPDLLGHGRSDKPRADYSVAGYANGMRDLLSVLDIERVTIIGHSLGGGVAMQFAYQFPHLVERLILVAAGGVTKDVNVAFRLASLPIGSEALALLRLPLVLPTVQLAGKLAGLAIGSTGLGRDLPHVLRILDDLPEPTASSAFSRTLRAVVDWRGQIVTFLDRCYLAEAIPTQIVWGTKDVVVPVRHAWMAHAAMPGSRLEIFEGAGHFPFHEDPARFIDVVQRFIETTAPAEYDQAALRRLLRSGSGEKTITGSADTRVAVLNAMGSDERSAT from the coding sequence ATGACCGAGCGGCAGCGTAAGAGCAATCTTCGCCCGGTGCGCGAAGTCACCGCGCCCCGACTCGAGTTCCGCACCATCCACGGCTACAAGCGGGCGTACCGGATCGCCGGTTCCGGGCCGGCACTGCTGCTGATCCACGGCATGGGCGACAACTCCACGACGTGGAATACCGTGCAGGCCAAGCTCGCCCAGCGGTTCACGGTCATCGCCCCCGATCTGTTGGGGCACGGGCGGTCCGACAAGCCGCGCGCCGATTACTCGGTCGCGGGCTACGCCAACGGCATGCGCGATCTGCTGTCCGTGCTCGATATCGAGCGGGTGACCATCATCGGTCATTCGCTCGGCGGCGGGGTGGCGATGCAATTCGCCTACCAGTTCCCGCATTTGGTCGAGCGGTTGATCCTGGTCGCCGCGGGCGGGGTCACCAAGGACGTCAACGTCGCCTTCCGGCTGGCCTCGCTGCCGATCGGCTCCGAGGCCCTGGCGCTGCTGCGGCTGCCGCTGGTGCTGCCGACGGTGCAGCTGGCGGGGAAGCTGGCGGGCCTGGCGATCGGCTCGACAGGCCTGGGCCGCGACCTGCCCCACGTGCTGCGCATCCTGGACGACCTGCCGGAGCCGACGGCCTCGTCGGCGTTCAGCCGGACACTGCGGGCCGTGGTGGACTGGCGCGGGCAGATCGTCACCTTCCTGGACCGATGTTATCTGGCCGAGGCCATTCCCACCCAAATCGTTTGGGGCACAAAGGATGTCGTCGTCCCGGTCCGACACGCCTGGATGGCCCACGCCGCGATGCCCGGCTCCCGCCTGGAAATCTTCGAGGGCGCGGGCCACTTCCCCTTCCACGAGGACCCGGCCCGCTTCATCGACGTGGTCCAGCGCTTCATCGAGACCACCGCGCCCGCCGAATACGATCAGGCCGCCTTGCGCCGTTTGCTGCGTAGCGGCAGCGGCGAAAAGACGATCACCGGCTCGGCGGACACCCGCGTCGCGGTGCTCAACGCGATGGGATCCGACGAGCGCAGCGCCACCTGA
- a CDS encoding proteasome assembly chaperone family protein, with amino-acid sequence MAHHQDPDDGYYQPGQAGMYELEFPAPHLVTSDGRGPVLVHALQGFSDAGHAIRLAASHLKAALDTELVASFAIDELLDYRSRRPLMTFKTDHFTHYDDPELSLYALRDSAGTPFLLLAGLEPDLKWERFITAVRLLAERLGVRQTIGLGTVPMAVPHTRPTTLTAHSNNKELIADFQPWISEIQVPGSASNLLEYRMAQHGHEVVGFTVHVPHYLTQTDYPAAAQALLEQVAKTGSLELPLAALTEAASEIRTKIDEQVEASAEVAQVVAALERQYDAFIDAQENRSLLARDEDLPSGDELGAEFERFLAQQAEKKRDDDDPA; translated from the coding sequence ATGGCACACCACCAGGACCCTGACGATGGGTACTACCAGCCAGGGCAGGCCGGTATGTACGAACTCGAGTTCCCGGCACCGCATCTGGTGACGTCGGACGGCCGCGGCCCCGTGTTGGTGCACGCCCTGCAGGGGTTCTCCGACGCCGGCCACGCGATACGGCTGGCCGCCAGCCACCTCAAGGCGGCGCTGGACACCGAACTGGTCGCGTCTTTCGCCATCGACGAATTGCTGGACTACCGCTCGCGGCGGCCGCTGATGACCTTCAAGACCGACCACTTCACCCACTACGACGACCCGGAACTCAGCCTGTACGCGCTGCGCGACAGCGCCGGCACCCCGTTTCTGTTGCTGGCCGGCCTGGAACCCGACCTGAAGTGGGAGCGATTCATCACCGCGGTGCGCCTGTTGGCCGAGCGGCTGGGCGTGCGCCAGACCATCGGCCTGGGCACCGTGCCGATGGCCGTTCCGCACACCCGGCCGACCACGCTGACCGCACACTCCAACAACAAGGAACTGATCGCCGATTTCCAGCCGTGGATCTCCGAGATCCAGGTCCCCGGCAGCGCGTCGAACCTGCTGGAGTACCGCATGGCCCAGCACGGTCACGAGGTCGTCGGGTTCACCGTCCACGTGCCGCATTACCTGACCCAAACCGACTATCCCGCCGCCGCGCAGGCGCTGCTCGAGCAGGTCGCCAAGACCGGGTCGCTGGAGCTGCCGCTGGCCGCTCTGACCGAGGCGGCCTCCGAGATCCGGACCAAGATCGACGAGCAGGTGGAGGCCAGCGCCGAGGTCGCCCAAGTGGTGGCCGCCCTCGAGCGCCAGTACGATGCCTTCATCGACGCTCAGGAGAACAGGTCGTTACTGGCACGCGACGAGGACCTGCCTAGCGGCGACGAACTTGGCGCAGAGTTCGAGCGATTCCTCGCCCAGCAAGCGGAGAAGAAGCGCGACGACGACGACCCAGCCTGA
- a CDS encoding YihY/virulence factor BrkB family protein — MSDQVAAKPSRHHIWRISLRTLSKSWDDSIFSESAQAGFWSALSTPPLLLGMLGTLAYVAPLFGADALPSVVHSAISAAHSFFSPSVVNEIIEPTIRAITAHARGDVISLGFLLSLWAGSSAMSAFVDSVVEAHDQTPLRHPVRQRFFALFLYVMMLVVVVVTAPIAVIGPREVSEHIPVGLANVLRYGYYPALVLGLMFGVMLLYRVSLPEPLPTHRLVFGAALATAVFIIATLGLRIYLGWITSTGYTYGALSTPIAFLLFAFFGGFAIMLGAELNAAIQEEFPAPRTHAHRLRNWLMSRSPALQKTMETLSNPVTTNPVTQQREAATAEPPA; from the coding sequence ATGAGTGACCAGGTTGCCGCAAAGCCGTCACGCCATCACATCTGGCGCATTTCGCTGAGAACCCTTTCGAAAAGCTGGGACGACTCGATCTTCTCGGAATCGGCGCAAGCCGGTTTCTGGTCGGCGTTGTCGACGCCGCCGCTGCTGCTGGGAATGCTGGGCACGCTGGCCTACGTGGCACCGCTCTTCGGGGCCGACGCGCTCCCGAGCGTCGTGCACAGCGCCATCTCGGCGGCGCACAGCTTCTTCTCGCCCAGCGTCGTCAACGAGATCATCGAACCGACCATCCGTGCCATCACCGCGCACGCGCGCGGCGACGTGATCTCGCTCGGTTTTCTGCTGTCGCTGTGGGCGGGTTCGTCGGCGATGTCGGCGTTCGTCGATTCCGTCGTCGAGGCCCACGATCAGACGCCGCTGCGCCACCCCGTCCGCCAGCGCTTCTTCGCGCTGTTCCTGTACGTCATGATGCTGGTCGTGGTCGTGGTGACCGCGCCGATCGCCGTGATCGGGCCGCGTGAGGTGTCCGAACACATCCCCGTCGGCTTGGCGAACGTGCTGCGCTACGGCTACTACCCGGCGCTGGTCCTCGGCTTGATGTTCGGGGTCATGCTGTTGTACCGGGTTTCACTGCCCGAGCCGCTGCCCACGCACCGGCTCGTCTTCGGCGCCGCGCTGGCTACGGCGGTGTTCATCATCGCCACGCTGGGCCTGCGGATCTACCTGGGCTGGATCACCAGCACCGGCTACACCTACGGCGCACTGTCCACGCCGATCGCCTTCTTGTTGTTCGCCTTCTTCGGCGGTTTCGCGATCATGCTGGGTGCCGAGCTCAACGCCGCGATCCAGGAGGAATTCCCCGCGCCCCGAACCCACGCCCACCGGTTGCGCAACTGGTTGATGTCGCGTTCCCCGGCGCTACAAAAGACGATGGAGACCCTCTCGAACCCGGTCACGACGAATCCCGTGACGCAGCAACGCGAGGCAGCGACCGCCGAGCCGCCGGCCTGA